The DNA window TGGTGTCGTCTACCGGCGCGCTCTCGCCCGAGAGCCTGCCGCGCCGCCTGGTCGTGGTGGGCGCTGGCTACATCGGGCTGGAGTTGGGCATGGCCTACCGCAAATTGGGCGCCGAGGTGGCGGTGGTGGAGGCGGCCGAGCGTGTGCTGCCGGGCTACGACGAGGAGCTGACCCAACCGGTGCTCGATGCCCTGGAAAAGAGTGGCGTAGTGCTGCACCTGGGCTGCAGCGTGCAGGGCTTTGATGCGCAGCACGGTGTGCGTGTGCGCAGCGCCCGCGCCGACGAGTTTGCATTGCCTGCGGACCGTGTGCTGGTGGCAGTGGGCCGCAAGCCCCGCGCCACGGGCTATGGCATGGAGTCTCTGCAGCTCGACATGGCCGGGCGCTTTGTGGCGGTGGATGCGCAGTGCCGCACTTCCATGCGCAACGTCTGGGCCATTGGCGACCTGACGGGTGATCCCATGCTGGCGCACCGCGCCATGGCCCAGGGGGAGGTGGTGGCCGAGGTGATTGCGGGCAAGGCACGCCGTTTTGAGCCCAGGGCGATTCCTGCCATCTGCTTCACCGACCCCGAAGTGGTGGTGGTGGGCCGCACGCCGGGCGAGGCGCGCGCTGCGGGGCTTGACTGCATTGACGCCGCCTTTCCGTTTTCCGCCAATGGCCGTGCCATGACGCTCGAAACCACCAAGGGTTTTGTGCGCGTGGTCGCACGGCGCGACAACCACCTCATCCTGGGCTGGCAGGCCGTGGGCCAGGGCGTGGCAGAACTGGCGGCGGCGTTCACGCTATCGCTGGAGATGGGCGCGCGGTTGGAAGACGTTGCCGGCACTATCCACGCCCACCCGACGCTGGGTGAGGCCGTGCAGGAGGCGGCGTTGCGGGCGTTGGGGCATGCGGTGCATATTTGAGGCACCCCCCTGAGTCGCCTTTGGCGCCTTCCCCCCGCTCTCGCATCGCTGCGCGATGCGGGCAGGGGGACGCCCCCAGCGCGGCGGGGCGGCCCTTGCGCGGGGGCGCTGGTCTGGGCCGCGCCAGTTTCGTGGGACGCGTGCATCTGCAAAACTGAGGAACTCCACCGGAGAAAAAAAGGGGTTGGCTCCGGTAAGCTTGCAGCCATGCACCTCTACCGCTCTGCGCTGCTGCGCTTTACCGACGACGGCCAGGCTGTCTATGACGAGGATGGTCTGCTGGCCATCGGCCCCGATGCCCATGGCCGCCAGCGCGTGCAGGCGGCCGGTGCCTGGCAGCAGCTGTCGCCGCAGTTCGCGGGGCAGCCGGTCACGCACTTGCCAGGGCGCATCATTGCGCCCGGTTTTGTGGACATGCATGTCCACTACCCCCAGACGGATGTGATTGGCTCGCCCGCCGAGGGCTTGTTGCCCTGGCTAGAGAGCTACACCTTCCCCCAGGAAAAGCGCTTTGCCGCCCATGGCTACGCCACCCAGGTGGCGCAGTTCTTTTGCGATGAACTGCTGCGCAACGGCGTGACGACGGCGCTGGCTTTTGCCACGTCGCACCCGGCGTCGGTCGATGCGTTGTTCACCGAGGCCCGCCAGCGGCAGTTGCGCCTGATCACGGGCAAGGTGCTGCAGGATCGCCACTCGCCCGATGGCGTGCGCGACGAAACCGAACAAAGCCTGCTCGATACCGAAGCCCTCATCCAGCGCTGGCATGGTGTGGACCGGCTGGGCTATGCCATTACGCCGCGCTTTGCCCCCACCAGCACTCCGGCGCAGTTGCGTGGTGCAGGTGAACTGGCGGCGCGCTATCCGGATGTGTGGATCCAGTCGCATGTGTCAGAAAATCTGGACGAAGTGCGCTGGGTGCGCGAGTTGTTCCCGCGTTCGCGCAGCTACTTGGCGGTGTACGACGACTTTGGCCTGATGCGCGAGCGCGCCGTGTATGCCCACTGCATCCACCTGGACGAGGCTGACCGCGCCCTGATGCGCGAGCGCCGCAGTGCTGCGGCCGTCAGCCCCACCAGCAATCTGTTCCTGGGAAGCGGTTTTTTTGACTACGCCGGGGCAGACTGCGCCGGTTTTGCCTATGGCCTGGCCAGCGATGTGGGCGGTGGCACCAGTTTTTCGCCGTTCCACACCATGCTGGCTGCCTACTATGTAGGCCGCACCGCGGTCGAGGGGCTGCAGACCAAGCAGGGTTTGAGCCTGTCGCCCCAACAACTGTGGTGGCAACATACGGCGGGCGCTGCCCGCGCGCTGGGCTTGCAGGGCGTGGTGGGTAACCTGCAGCCGGGGTGCGAGGGTGATTTCATCGTGCTCAACCCCCAGGCCACGCCGCTGCTGGCGCGGCGCACGGCCCAGGCGGGCAGTCTGAGCGAGTTGTTGTTTGCCATGATCGTGCTGGGCGATGATCGCCTGGTGGAACAAACGGTCATTTCTCAAGCAAAATAGGCTCCTAGCACTTGATCATCAAGCGCTGCTAGCTATCAAATAAGTAGTATTGTTGAGGAGCCTCCCGCATGAGCATCAAGAGCGATAAATGGATCCGCCGCATGGCGTCCGAGCACGGCATGATTGAACCCTTCGAGCCCGGCCAGGTGCGCGAAGTCGATGGCAAGAAAATCATCAGTTACGGCACCAGCAGCTATGGCTATGACATCCGCTGTGCGCCCGAATTCAAGGTGTTCACCAACATCCACAGCACGGTGGTCGATCCAAAGAATTTCGACGAAAAGAGTTTTGTCGATTTCCATGGCGAGAGCTGCATCATTCCGCCCAACAGCTTCGCGTTGGCGCGCACCATGGAGTATTTCCGCATCCCACGCAATGTGCTGACCATTTGCCTGGGCAAGAGCACCTACGCGCGTTGCGGCATCATCGTCAACG is part of the Simplicispira sp. 125 genome and encodes:
- the lpdA gene encoding dihydrolipoyl dehydrogenase, which gives rise to MKDISTKLLVIGGGPGGYVAAIRAGQLGIPTVLVEGERLGGTCLTIGCIPSKALIHAAHEFERAQHQAGGSQLGIRVQSPSLDIAQTVRWKDGIVNRLSGGVGALLRKAGVQVIQGWAHIEDGKTVRVEPAGGEAVRVRCEHLLLATGSEPVELPTLPFGGPVVSSTGALSPESLPRRLVVVGAGYIGLELGMAYRKLGAEVAVVEAAERVLPGYDEELTQPVLDALEKSGVVLHLGCSVQGFDAQHGVRVRSARADEFALPADRVLVAVGRKPRATGYGMESLQLDMAGRFVAVDAQCRTSMRNVWAIGDLTGDPMLAHRAMAQGEVVAEVIAGKARRFEPRAIPAICFTDPEVVVVGRTPGEARAAGLDCIDAAFPFSANGRAMTLETTKGFVRVVARRDNHLILGWQAVGQGVAELAAAFTLSLEMGARLEDVAGTIHAHPTLGEAVQEAALRALGHAVHI
- the guaD gene encoding guanine deaminase — encoded protein: MHLYRSALLRFTDDGQAVYDEDGLLAIGPDAHGRQRVQAAGAWQQLSPQFAGQPVTHLPGRIIAPGFVDMHVHYPQTDVIGSPAEGLLPWLESYTFPQEKRFAAHGYATQVAQFFCDELLRNGVTTALAFATSHPASVDALFTEARQRQLRLITGKVLQDRHSPDGVRDETEQSLLDTEALIQRWHGVDRLGYAITPRFAPTSTPAQLRGAGELAARYPDVWIQSHVSENLDEVRWVRELFPRSRSYLAVYDDFGLMRERAVYAHCIHLDEADRALMRERRSAAAVSPTSNLFLGSGFFDYAGADCAGFAYGLASDVGGGTSFSPFHTMLAAYYVGRTAVEGLQTKQGLSLSPQQLWWQHTAGAARALGLQGVVGNLQPGCEGDFIVLNPQATPLLARRTAQAGSLSELLFAMIVLGDDRLVEQTVISQAK
- the dcd gene encoding dCTP deaminase, coding for MSIKSDKWIRRMASEHGMIEPFEPGQVREVDGKKIISYGTSSYGYDIRCAPEFKVFTNIHSTVVDPKNFDEKSFVDFHGESCIIPPNSFALARTMEYFRIPRNVLTICLGKSTYARCGIIVNVTPFEPEWEGYVTLEFSNTTPLPAKIYAGEGCAQVLFFESDKDDVCEVSYKDRGGKYQGQHGVTLPRA